The Posidoniimonas polymericola genome includes a window with the following:
- the purM gene encoding phosphoribosylformylglycinamidine cyclo-ligase, whose product MQKATYKDSGVDLELYQQSMARLPALMNRTRSPRVLPADGGFAGLFQLDFAGKLFARNYQDPVLVACTDGVGTKLKAAQLAGVHNTVGIDLVAMCVNDALCTGAEPLFFLDYIAMSHDDPERLADVVEGISRGCEETDCSLIGGETAIMPDLYARGDYDLAGFCVGVVDRAKLIDGKAIAPGDVVLGVASSGLHSNGFSLVRKIAFDIAGLKVDDHVDELGCTVGEELLKPTRLYVRPVRSVLSHYRKKQVVHGIAHITGGGLQENIERVLPAGAKLEIEPDTWAVPPVFSWLQRLGSVDADEMARVFNMGVGLALIVSDYYADSVRSQLADQGLESWAIGRITS is encoded by the coding sequence ATGCAGAAAGCAACTTACAAAGATTCTGGCGTCGACCTGGAACTCTACCAGCAGTCGATGGCCCGCCTGCCGGCGCTGATGAACCGCACCCGCAGCCCGCGGGTGCTGCCCGCGGACGGTGGCTTTGCGGGACTATTTCAGCTCGATTTTGCTGGCAAGCTTTTCGCCCGCAACTATCAGGACCCAGTCCTGGTCGCCTGCACGGACGGCGTCGGCACCAAGCTCAAGGCGGCCCAGCTGGCCGGGGTGCACAACACGGTCGGCATCGACCTGGTCGCGATGTGCGTTAACGACGCCCTCTGCACCGGCGCCGAGCCGCTGTTCTTCCTCGACTACATCGCCATGAGCCACGACGACCCCGAGCGGCTGGCCGACGTGGTCGAGGGGATCAGCCGTGGCTGCGAAGAGACCGACTGCAGCCTGATCGGCGGCGAGACCGCCATCATGCCCGACCTCTACGCCCGCGGCGACTACGACCTGGCAGGTTTCTGCGTCGGCGTGGTCGACCGCGCCAAACTAATTGACGGCAAGGCGATCGCGCCGGGCGACGTTGTGCTGGGCGTCGCGTCGAGCGGCCTCCACTCCAACGGCTTCAGCCTGGTGCGGAAGATCGCGTTCGACATCGCCGGCCTAAAGGTCGACGACCACGTCGACGAGCTTGGCTGCACGGTTGGCGAAGAGCTGCTGAAGCCGACCCGCCTGTACGTGCGGCCGGTCCGCAGCGTGCTGAGCCACTACCGCAAGAAGCAGGTAGTGCACGGCATCGCCCACATCACCGGCGGCGGGCTGCAAGAGAACATCGAGCGGGTGCTGCCGGCCGGCGCAAAACTCGAGATCGAACCGGACACCTGGGCGGTCCCGCCCGTTTTCTCCTGGCTGCAGCGGCTCGGCTCGGTCGACGCCGACGAGATGGCCCGCGTGTTCAACATGGGCGTCGGCCTGGCGCTGATCGTCAGCGACTACTACGCCGACAGCGTTCGGAGTCAGCTGGCCGACCAGGGGCTAGAGAGCTGGGCGATCGGGCGAATTACGTCCTAG
- a CDS encoding phosphotransferase enzyme family protein, which yields MRDTWAHPDSHDNQQAADVLRRYSYAESPLMFAPQPLLRAVGSLGGLSGARFWRVTLGGQPRLLRKWPAHVSAAWLSELHALLRHVNAVGIQEAPAPLADASGSTVVAHAGHSWELNDWLPGSPIEEVLPNATAQAARPGIAAGAAALARFHEACVAYPNRPGSLGSPNAVRKRQQALQELAAGPPTAPPPDGEHLVTQHDSAAILARLQSLGPRMLRQVAAVSDQPTRLQMIHGDARREHLLLSNGRVTGLIDFGAVTYDTPLVDLARWLGETCSECPAAWADGLAAYHALRPLTDLERRLTPLLAVSGTLIAASNWLRWSAEPSMNLGSRAAPQARIQQLARRLELIASGRHAAQIVD from the coding sequence ATGCGCGACACTTGGGCGCACCCCGACAGCCACGACAACCAGCAAGCCGCCGACGTGCTGCGCCGCTATTCTTACGCCGAATCGCCCCTGATGTTCGCACCGCAGCCCCTGCTGCGGGCGGTGGGCTCCCTCGGCGGGCTGAGTGGAGCAAGGTTCTGGAGAGTCACCCTCGGGGGCCAGCCGCGGCTGCTCCGGAAGTGGCCTGCCCACGTTTCGGCAGCGTGGCTGAGCGAGCTTCACGCCCTGCTACGGCACGTTAACGCCGTCGGGATCCAGGAGGCGCCGGCGCCCCTGGCAGACGCGAGCGGAAGCACCGTTGTCGCCCACGCCGGACACAGTTGGGAGCTGAACGACTGGTTGCCAGGATCTCCAATCGAAGAGGTCCTGCCCAACGCGACTGCCCAAGCCGCCCGGCCCGGCATCGCCGCTGGCGCCGCCGCCCTAGCCCGATTCCACGAGGCGTGCGTCGCGTACCCTAATCGCCCGGGGTCCCTCGGGTCGCCGAACGCGGTCCGAAAACGCCAGCAGGCCCTGCAAGAACTAGCGGCCGGCCCTCCTACCGCACCGCCGCCTGACGGCGAACACCTCGTGACTCAGCACGATTCCGCGGCAATACTTGCCCGCCTGCAATCGCTGGGCCCTCGGATGCTGAGGCAGGTTGCCGCTGTCAGCGACCAGCCGACCCGGCTGCAGATGATCCACGGCGACGCGCGAAGGGAGCACCTCCTGCTGAGTAACGGCCGCGTAACAGGCCTGATCGACTTTGGAGCGGTCACCTACGACACGCCGCTGGTCGACCTCGCCCGGTGGCTGGGAGAAACCTGCTCGGAATGCCCCGCCGCGTGGGCCGACGGGCTGGCGGCGTACCACGCGCTGCGTCCGCTCACCGACCTCGAACGGCGCCTGACGCCGTTGCTGGCGGTTTCGGGTACCCTCATCGCCGCCAGCAATTGGCTGCGTTGGTCCGCAGAACCGTCGATGAATTTAGGTAGTCGAGCGGCCCCCCAGGCCCGCATCCAGCAGCTCGCCAGGCGGCTGGAGTTGATTGCCAGCGGGCGGCACGCGGCTCAGATTGTCGACTAA
- the glgX gene encoding glycogen debranching protein GlgX — translation MTRTSQTPTSRKPSADPLMPQPKPILQFNYPLPYGAVVRDGGVQFAIYSKSATSMRVLLYNRVTDSEPSRSIEFDPQTDRWGDIWSIFVPELPIGSLYHFQADGPFAPEQGHRFDGHARLIDPYARALAGKFQPGQDGIVRPPKCVVVDDHFDWQGDRHLKRPLSETIIYEMHVRGFTKSSTSDVDHPGTYLGVIEKIPYLKSLGVTAVELMPVHEFPTEESNGSKSERPNYWGYDPMAFFAPHRGYAYGNKPGAQVRQFKEMVRELHAAGIEVILDVVFNHTSEGNEHGPTFTFKGLENSVYYMLNQDGSYKNYSGCGNTVNSNHPIAREMIFHCLRHWVYNYHIDGFRFDLASILHRNRHGDLVPNPPLVEYIAEDPMLADTKIIAEAWDAAGAYQVGSFANHRWAEWNGAYRDNIRRYWRGDNGMTGAMATRLSGSSDLYQPSGKNPYHSINFVTSHDGYTLNDLVSYERKHNMANGEENRDGDNNNYSSNYGIEGPTRRVAIQELRVRQVKNMLATLLLSQGTPMIVSGDEVLRTQRGNNNAYCQDNATSWFDWRLVSRNTEMLRFVEALTAFRVHQPTLRREAFLTGTAERPNDLPDVSWYGTDGEVIDWQSAYHSMTCLLGTSWLRDRNARCVMILMHAGGSPQNFMAPPAAEKFKWRLFIDTAKPSPKDIYPGATGPVLINGEPIELDHHSLRCYVAV, via the coding sequence ATGACGCGTACGTCCCAGACCCCGACCTCCCGCAAGCCTTCCGCCGACCCGTTGATGCCCCAGCCCAAGCCCATCCTGCAGTTCAACTACCCGCTCCCCTACGGCGCCGTCGTGCGCGACGGCGGCGTCCAGTTCGCCATCTACAGCAAGTCCGCCACGTCGATGCGGGTGCTGCTGTACAACCGGGTCACCGACTCCGAGCCGAGCCGCAGCATCGAGTTCGACCCGCAGACCGACCGCTGGGGCGACATCTGGAGCATCTTTGTGCCCGAGCTGCCGATCGGGTCGCTCTACCACTTCCAGGCCGACGGGCCGTTCGCGCCCGAGCAGGGTCACCGGTTCGACGGCCACGCGCGGCTGATCGACCCGTACGCGCGGGCGCTGGCCGGCAAGTTCCAGCCCGGCCAGGACGGCATCGTCCGTCCGCCAAAGTGCGTCGTGGTCGACGACCACTTCGACTGGCAGGGCGACCGGCACCTCAAGCGCCCGCTCAGCGAAACCATCATCTACGAGATGCACGTCCGGGGCTTCACCAAGAGCTCGACCAGTGACGTCGACCACCCGGGGACCTACCTCGGCGTGATCGAGAAGATCCCGTACCTGAAGTCGCTCGGCGTGACGGCGGTCGAGCTGATGCCGGTCCACGAGTTCCCGACCGAAGAGAGCAACGGCAGCAAGAGCGAGCGGCCGAACTACTGGGGCTACGACCCGATGGCGTTCTTCGCCCCCCACCGCGGCTACGCCTACGGCAACAAGCCGGGCGCCCAGGTGCGGCAGTTCAAGGAGATGGTCCGCGAGCTCCACGCGGCGGGCATCGAGGTGATCCTGGACGTCGTGTTCAACCACACGTCCGAGGGGAACGAGCACGGCCCGACCTTCACCTTCAAGGGCCTGGAGAACAGCGTCTACTACATGCTGAACCAGGACGGGAGCTACAAAAACTACTCCGGCTGCGGCAACACGGTCAACAGCAACCACCCGATCGCGCGGGAGATGATTTTCCACTGCCTGCGGCACTGGGTCTACAACTACCACATCGACGGCTTCCGCTTCGACCTGGCGAGCATCCTGCACCGCAACCGGCACGGCGACCTGGTGCCCAACCCGCCGCTGGTGGAGTACATCGCCGAGGACCCAATGCTGGCCGACACCAAGATCATCGCCGAGGCGTGGGACGCAGCCGGCGCGTACCAGGTCGGATCGTTCGCGAACCACCGCTGGGCGGAGTGGAACGGCGCGTACCGCGACAACATCCGCCGCTACTGGCGGGGCGACAACGGCATGACCGGCGCCATGGCGACCCGCCTGTCCGGCTCCAGCGACCTCTACCAGCCGAGCGGCAAGAACCCGTACCACAGCATCAACTTCGTCACCTCGCACGACGGCTACACGCTCAACGACCTCGTCAGCTACGAGCGTAAGCACAACATGGCCAACGGCGAGGAAAACCGCGACGGCGACAACAACAACTACAGCTCCAACTACGGCATCGAGGGACCGACCCGCCGGGTCGCGATCCAGGAGCTGCGGGTCCGCCAGGTGAAGAACATGCTCGCCACGCTGCTCCTCAGCCAGGGCACCCCGATGATCGTCTCGGGCGACGAGGTGCTCCGCACGCAGCGCGGCAACAACAACGCCTACTGCCAAGACAACGCCACGAGCTGGTTCGACTGGCGGCTGGTCTCACGCAACACCGAGATGCTCCGCTTCGTCGAGGCCCTCACCGCGTTCCGCGTCCACCAGCCGACGCTCCGCCGCGAGGCGTTCCTGACCGGCACCGCCGAACGCCCCAACGACCTGCCGGACGTCAGCTGGTACGGCACCGACGGCGAGGTGATCGACTGGCAGAGCGCCTACCACAGCATGACCTGCCTGCTCGGCACCAGCTGGCTGCGGGACCGCAACGCCCGCTGCGTGATGATCCTGATGCACGCGGGCGGCAGCCCCCAGAACTTCATGGCCCCGCCGGCGGCCGAGAAGTTCAAGTGGCGGCTGTTCATCGACACCGCCAAGCCGTCGCCGAAGGACATCTACCCGGGCGCTACGGGTCCGGTGCTGATCAACGGCGAGCCGATCGAGCTCGACCACCACTCGCTGCGGTGCTACGTAGCGGTGTAG
- a CDS encoding protein-disulfide reductase DsbD family protein has product MARTASSIRFLIVIALASVFAHAATPLPASGQGFLDQFQNNSFGGSAGFGANADEPVSVSSQFTPATADRPAVLMVTAKIGPGWHVYSQEQGKLPSGLGPQKTTLKLAESPEYRLLGGFREFPLPHERLDTVVFEGLMLKEHENKVTWYAPIAFADGVDPASATVNAKLDLQACHDQQGCVPQSFEITAQLGDGVPIGELDTTAPSAIAATPDPSSPSPTPPSKSVTPAELAAAGAAAEPYKLSEVRFPEQPGSDSLLRNLVLAFGGGLILNLMPCVLPVIGLKVMSFVQQAGFSRAKAFELNLWYSLGIISVFWILGLLAIFAGLSWGKQFSSVGFNLVMASIVFAMALSLLGVWEIHVPSVVGRGSTHQAVAGEGRSAAYFKGVLTTMLATPCTGPGMAVALGWAVRQSGPTIMLVFTVLGLGMAFPYLLIGAFPKLVNFLPRPGEWMVTFKQLMGFVLLSTVIFLLSLVPSNYLLPSLCLLTSIGLACWVYSKMQIGAPIGEHTQTIALSGAIVAAGAVFAFAWLAPVLSDESEEWQAFSLAKLNQVAVEEGKTVLVDFGADWCANCQVLEKTVLHTPPVEQAIKTNRIVTMFADNTKYPPEIEQTLKALRSNGVPVIAIFPGGAPYEPIVFRGIYTQGDLTAAIEEAKTRKPTSVASSTPDRPIATAAH; this is encoded by the coding sequence GTGGCTCGCACTGCGTCCTCAATCCGCTTTCTCATCGTGATCGCTCTGGCGAGCGTCTTCGCGCACGCGGCCACCCCGCTCCCGGCCAGCGGCCAGGGGTTCCTCGACCAATTCCAGAACAACAGCTTTGGGGGCTCCGCAGGCTTCGGCGCCAACGCCGACGAGCCGGTGTCGGTGAGCTCGCAGTTCACGCCAGCCACCGCCGACCGCCCCGCCGTGCTCATGGTGACTGCCAAGATCGGCCCGGGCTGGCACGTCTACTCGCAGGAGCAGGGCAAGCTGCCAAGCGGGCTCGGCCCGCAGAAGACGACGCTCAAGCTGGCGGAGTCGCCTGAGTATCGATTGCTCGGCGGCTTCCGCGAGTTCCCCCTGCCCCACGAGCGGCTCGACACGGTCGTGTTCGAGGGCCTCATGCTCAAAGAACACGAGAACAAGGTGACGTGGTACGCCCCGATAGCGTTCGCCGACGGCGTCGACCCGGCCTCGGCAACGGTCAACGCGAAGCTCGACCTGCAGGCGTGCCACGACCAGCAGGGCTGCGTGCCGCAGAGCTTCGAGATCACCGCGCAGCTAGGCGACGGCGTGCCGATTGGCGAACTCGACACGACTGCTCCGTCCGCCATTGCAGCAACGCCCGACCCGTCATCGCCGTCGCCGACGCCGCCTTCTAAGAGCGTGACCCCGGCCGAGCTCGCCGCGGCGGGGGCCGCCGCGGAGCCGTACAAACTGAGTGAGGTGCGGTTCCCAGAACAACCCGGCTCCGATTCGTTGCTCCGCAACCTGGTGCTGGCGTTTGGTGGCGGGCTGATCCTGAACCTAATGCCGTGCGTGCTGCCGGTGATCGGTCTGAAGGTGATGAGCTTTGTGCAGCAGGCCGGCTTCAGCCGCGCCAAGGCGTTCGAACTTAACCTGTGGTACTCGCTCGGAATTATTTCGGTGTTCTGGATCCTCGGGCTGCTCGCAATCTTTGCCGGCCTGTCGTGGGGCAAGCAATTCAGCAGCGTCGGATTCAACCTGGTGATGGCGTCGATCGTGTTCGCGATGGCGCTAAGCCTGCTGGGAGTGTGGGAGATCCACGTGCCGAGCGTCGTGGGCCGGGGCTCTACCCACCAGGCGGTCGCCGGCGAGGGCCGCTCCGCCGCGTACTTCAAGGGCGTGCTAACCACCATGCTGGCGACCCCTTGCACCGGGCCCGGGATGGCGGTAGCGCTCGGCTGGGCGGTCCGCCAGTCGGGGCCCACGATCATGCTGGTGTTCACCGTGCTGGGCCTCGGCATGGCGTTCCCGTACCTGCTGATCGGCGCCTTCCCGAAGCTGGTCAACTTCCTGCCGCGGCCGGGCGAGTGGATGGTGACCTTCAAGCAGCTGATGGGGTTCGTGCTGCTGAGCACCGTGATCTTCCTGCTGTCGCTGGTCCCGAGCAACTATCTTTTGCCGTCGCTCTGCCTGCTGACCTCAATCGGGCTGGCGTGCTGGGTCTACTCGAAGATGCAAATCGGCGCCCCGATCGGCGAGCACACGCAGACCATCGCGCTGAGCGGCGCCATTGTGGCGGCCGGCGCCGTGTTCGCCTTCGCCTGGCTGGCGCCCGTGCTGTCCGACGAGAGCGAGGAGTGGCAGGCGTTCTCGCTCGCCAAGCTGAACCAGGTCGCTGTGGAGGAAGGCAAGACCGTGCTTGTCGACTTCGGCGCCGACTGGTGCGCCAACTGCCAGGTGCTTGAGAAGACTGTGCTGCACACGCCGCCGGTCGAGCAGGCGATCAAGACGAACCGGATCGTGACGATGTTTGCCGACAACACCAAGTACCCGCCCGAGATCGAGCAGACCCTCAAGGCGCTCCGCAGCAACGGCGTGCCGGTGATTGCCATCTTCCCGGGCGGTGCTCCGTACGAGCCGATTGTCTTCCGCGGCATTTACACTCAGGGCGACCTGACCGCGGCCATCGAAGAGGCCAAGACCCGTAAGCCAACCTCCGTGGCGAGTTCCACGCCCGACCGGCCGATCGCAACCGCGGCCCACTGA
- a CDS encoding BON domain-containing protein — protein sequence MTSRNWVAMAAVAALLWPSLAAAGPQEKAMAQNIAQSVKDSGKLSNYRLGVSFNEGVATLSGSVTDAAQARQAVRIAKSVPGVEKVVNQLQLPQQAQPAGFESPKEEKSGGLLMSLREVSQPSASLPMPAPQQPQLRPTNNSPMPMGRGQLQPAAYQQGVQQAQCAGCQNGGGYAAGGGSGAGGYDNPNMPGYAWPSYAASPNYAALTYPKQYSPTAWPYIGPFYPYPQVPLGWRKVCLEWDDGWWFLDFSHHQCQ from the coding sequence ATGACCAGTCGTAACTGGGTAGCAATGGCGGCCGTGGCCGCGTTGTTGTGGCCGTCGCTTGCTGCGGCTGGCCCGCAAGAGAAGGCGATGGCCCAAAACATCGCCCAGTCTGTCAAGGACAGCGGCAAGCTCTCGAATTATCGCCTTGGGGTCTCGTTCAACGAGGGCGTCGCGACGCTGTCGGGGTCGGTCACCGATGCGGCTCAGGCCCGTCAGGCGGTGCGGATCGCCAAGAGCGTGCCGGGCGTCGAGAAGGTCGTGAACCAGCTGCAGCTTCCGCAGCAGGCGCAACCGGCCGGCTTCGAGTCGCCCAAAGAAGAAAAGTCGGGCGGGCTGCTGATGTCGCTCCGCGAGGTCAGCCAGCCGTCGGCGTCGCTCCCGATGCCGGCCCCGCAGCAGCCGCAGCTGCGTCCGACCAACAACTCCCCGATGCCGATGGGCCGCGGCCAGCTTCAGCCCGCCGCCTACCAGCAGGGTGTTCAGCAGGCCCAGTGCGCGGGTTGCCAGAACGGCGGCGGCTACGCTGCTGGCGGTGGCAGCGGCGCCGGCGGCTACGACAACCCAAACATGCCCGGCTACGCCTGGCCGAGCTACGCGGCGAGCCCGAACTACGCGGCCCTGACGTACCCCAAGCAGTACTCGCCCACCGCTTGGCCGTACATCGGCCCGTTCTATCCGTACCCGCAGGTCCCGCTGGGATGGCGTAAGGTCTGCCTGGAATGGGACGACGGCTGGTGGTTCCTGGACTTCAGCCACCACCAGTGCCAGTAA
- a CDS encoding TlpA disulfide reductase family protein, which produces MPHAPLRIGATAALLLAASSPLTAAPPTPELALSISPLHTVDYDQPTKDEIKACKVEPEKVGSASSWVVRTADGKLLRRFSDTNGDNQPDAWCYFKDGLEVYRDVDTNFDRKADQHRWFNTGGMKWGVDKNQDQAIDYWKRISPQEIGEELVEAIKTKDQAAFERLLLSEAELRSLEVSPTLRAQFARRVQEAAKSFGELATRQQTLSASSRYIDFGAARPGAIPVPPGEDGPEAIVYEGASALVETNGKSEQLQLGVLIQAGEAWRLVDAPQIGGENVELSGVFALSRYSSTNPSAAAPPSDKVQELMEGLEKLDARRAGLPPQEAAKLIDQREELLLQLVQATDDPQLREQWFTQLADMYSSAAMEGAYPKGVERLDQLGKLLVKEKASSEVTAHIAYLRIWTDWILQSQNPKLDFARVQDNWVKQLQSFAKQNRGTADAAEACLQLGMTLEFAGETDESLEWYETLAKEYAGTPRGEKGRGAVRRLNSVGKQISLSGPTLDGRSIDLKQLRGKHVLIQYWATWYPSNKTEMAVINQALSKYAKSGFTVLGVNLDSSPADAKAYLAENRYPWPNIYDQDGLEGRLATEMGVMTPPLMILVNDKGEVVNRNVHVSELDAELKRVLR; this is translated from the coding sequence ATGCCCCACGCCCCCCTCCGTATCGGCGCCACCGCCGCCTTGCTGCTTGCCGCCTCGTCGCCGCTGACTGCTGCGCCGCCCACGCCCGAGCTGGCGCTGTCGATCAGCCCGCTGCACACCGTGGACTACGATCAGCCGACCAAGGACGAGATCAAGGCCTGCAAGGTCGAGCCGGAAAAGGTTGGTTCCGCCAGCTCGTGGGTGGTCCGCACGGCAGACGGCAAGCTGCTCCGCAGGTTCTCCGACACCAACGGTGACAACCAGCCCGACGCCTGGTGCTACTTCAAGGACGGCCTGGAGGTCTACCGCGACGTCGACACCAACTTCGACCGCAAGGCGGACCAGCACCGCTGGTTCAACACCGGCGGCATGAAGTGGGGCGTCGACAAGAACCAGGACCAGGCCATCGACTACTGGAAGCGGATCTCGCCCCAAGAGATTGGCGAGGAGCTGGTCGAGGCGATCAAGACCAAGGACCAGGCCGCGTTCGAGCGGCTGCTGCTCAGCGAAGCGGAACTGCGTTCGCTCGAGGTCTCGCCGACGCTCCGGGCGCAGTTTGCGCGCCGCGTGCAAGAGGCCGCCAAGTCGTTTGGCGAGCTGGCAACGCGTCAGCAGACGCTCTCGGCGAGCAGCCGCTATATCGATTTCGGAGCGGCCCGGCCCGGCGCCATCCCCGTGCCCCCCGGCGAGGACGGCCCCGAGGCGATTGTCTACGAGGGGGCCTCGGCGCTGGTCGAAACCAACGGCAAGAGCGAGCAGCTGCAGCTCGGCGTGCTGATCCAGGCCGGCGAAGCCTGGCGGCTGGTCGACGCCCCGCAGATCGGCGGCGAAAACGTCGAGCTGTCGGGCGTGTTCGCCCTCAGCCGCTACTCCTCGACCAACCCGTCTGCCGCGGCGCCGCCGTCGGACAAGGTACAGGAGCTGATGGAAGGACTCGAGAAGCTCGACGCCCGCCGCGCGGGCCTGCCGCCACAGGAAGCGGCCAAGCTGATCGATCAGCGTGAAGAGCTGCTGCTGCAGCTTGTCCAGGCGACCGACGACCCGCAGCTCCGCGAGCAGTGGTTCACCCAGCTGGCCGACATGTACAGCTCGGCCGCAATGGAGGGAGCCTACCCCAAGGGCGTGGAACGCCTGGATCAGCTCGGGAAGCTGCTAGTCAAAGAGAAGGCCAGCAGCGAGGTCACGGCGCACATCGCGTACCTGCGGATCTGGACGGACTGGATCCTGCAGAGCCAGAACCCGAAGCTCGACTTCGCAAGAGTTCAGGACAACTGGGTCAAGCAGCTGCAGTCGTTTGCTAAGCAGAACCGCGGGACCGCCGACGCCGCCGAGGCGTGCCTGCAGCTCGGCATGACGCTTGAGTTCGCCGGCGAGACCGACGAGTCGCTCGAATGGTACGAGACCCTTGCCAAAGAATACGCCGGCACGCCGCGTGGCGAAAAGGGCCGCGGCGCGGTGCGTCGCCTCAACTCGGTTGGCAAGCAGATCTCGCTCAGCGGGCCGACGCTCGACGGCCGCTCAATCGACCTCAAGCAGCTCCGCGGCAAGCACGTGCTGATCCAGTACTGGGCCACCTGGTACCCGTCCAACAAGACCGAGATGGCCGTGATCAACCAGGCCCTTTCGAAGTACGCCAAGTCCGGCTTCACGGTGCTCGGCGTCAACCTCGACAGCTCGCCCGCCGACGCCAAGGCCTACCTGGCAGAGAACCGTTACCCCTGGCCCAATATCTACGACCAGGACGGGCTCGAGGGGCGGCTCGCTACCGAGATGGGCGTGATGACGCCCCCGCTGATGATCCTTGTCAATGACAAGGGCGAGGTGGTTAACCGGAACGTCCACGTGTCGGAGCTCGACGCCGAGCTCAAACGCGTGCTCCGGTAG
- the cbiE gene encoding precorrin-6y C5,15-methyltransferase (decarboxylating) subunit CbiE, with amino-acid sequence MPQTSEKIAVIGIGDDGIGAASPTVRQRILDAQLVLGSDRALKLLPEECQAERRVLSADLEDVAAQLESVGSRRAVVLIFGDPMFYGLARYVTEKIGKDRFDVVPHVSSMQLAFARVMESWDEAYLTNLANHPLEAILERIRTAQKVGLFTSPAQPPNRVAEALLAKGIDYFHAYVCENLGARDERVTRGTLDEIAAQTFASLNVMILVRQPNAPDRPRDAIGRRLFGNPDEAFLHSKPKQGLTTSAEVRALALAQMDIAAGSIVWDIGAGSGSVSIEAAQIARDGAAYAVEMDPEDHGLIKQNAERFDVGNLIAVLGKAPDAFNDLPDPDAVFIAGGGREVARICTAAFERLRPGGRLVVNLIAINNLAELYEQMGAASHNCRVMMVNISEGADQLGRLSFESLKPSFLLSVVKP; translated from the coding sequence GTGCCGCAGACCTCAGAGAAAATTGCCGTTATCGGGATCGGGGACGACGGGATCGGCGCCGCCTCGCCCACCGTGCGTCAGCGGATCCTCGACGCGCAGCTCGTGCTCGGCTCCGACCGGGCACTGAAGCTCCTGCCGGAGGAGTGTCAGGCCGAGCGGCGCGTGCTCTCGGCCGACCTCGAGGACGTCGCGGCGCAGCTCGAGTCGGTCGGCTCCCGCCGGGCGGTGGTGCTGATCTTCGGCGACCCGATGTTCTACGGCCTGGCGCGGTACGTCACGGAGAAGATCGGCAAGGACCGATTCGACGTCGTGCCGCACGTCAGCAGCATGCAGTTGGCGTTCGCCCGGGTGATGGAGAGCTGGGACGAGGCCTACCTGACCAACCTGGCTAATCACCCCCTCGAAGCGATCCTCGAGCGGATCCGCACCGCCCAGAAGGTCGGACTGTTCACCTCGCCCGCCCAACCGCCCAACAGGGTCGCCGAGGCGCTGCTGGCCAAGGGCATCGACTACTTCCACGCCTACGTCTGCGAGAACCTGGGCGCCCGCGACGAGCGGGTCACACGGGGCACGCTCGACGAGATCGCCGCCCAGACGTTCGCCTCGCTCAACGTGATGATCCTGGTCCGCCAGCCCAACGCGCCGGACCGCCCCCGCGACGCCATCGGCCGGCGGCTGTTCGGCAACCCCGACGAGGCGTTCCTGCACTCCAAACCGAAGCAAGGCCTGACCACCTCCGCCGAGGTCCGCGCGTTGGCGCTCGCCCAGATGGACATCGCCGCGGGCAGCATCGTCTGGGACATCGGCGCCGGCAGCGGCTCGGTCAGCATCGAGGCGGCCCAGATCGCCCGCGACGGCGCCGCCTACGCCGTCGAAATGGACCCGGAGGACCACGGCCTGATCAAGCAGAACGCCGAGCGGTTTGACGTCGGCAACCTGATCGCTGTGCTCGGCAAGGCGCCCGACGCCTTTAACGACCTCCCCGATCCCGACGCGGTGTTCATCGCCGGCGGCGGACGCGAGGTGGCCCGCATCTGCACGGCGGCCTTCGAGCGGCTGCGGCCGGGCGGCCGCCTGGTGGTGAACCTGATCGCCATCAACAACCTGGCCGAGCTGTACGAGCAGATGGGCGCGGCCAGCCACAACTGCCGCGTGATGATGGTCAATATCTCCGAGGGCGCCGACCAGCTGGGGCGGCTGTCGTTCGAATCGCTGAAACCAAGCTTCCTGCTCAGTGTCGTGAAGCCGTAG